Proteins encoded together in one candidate division WWE3 bacterium window:
- a CDS encoding TraM recognition domain-containing protein gives MLDTLVNTLLTVFISILALGVIAIAAATYLWFIRLRDRRHKAFAQVFFKITVPEGNEIEIKAAEQMFAAFSGLTLGKIEGLTHEPDHISFEIVGTHNRIEFYVSCPKHLSDLVTKQIHASYPEADFEPCKPWNIWKKGSKVDFGTLDLTGADYFPIRSYEDKQPDPLNALTSALSKLDENEGAAIQLLIRPSSDHWRTDGEFFVEKIKAHNKNPEKKPLNISEKFLEGVEKKVGKPGFNVCLRLVAVSSDKFKATLHLKEMITSFAVFGDPTYSHFKKIFELSRKGFMESFIMRLFPVVNIEVPLFHVHLYNPTFILNTAELATIFHLPSKEVPTPGIQWLKARTLPAPANTPTAGLYLGKNVFRGVTREVYMQEKDRNRHTYILGQTGTGKSEFMKAMAVQDMEAGRGLAFIDPHGTAIEDLLKKVPQNRIDDVILFDAGDLERPMGFNMLEANSEVDKHFLINAFIQLLYKLYDPNHQGIMGPQLERAIRNVMLTAMEDPESTMVEVLKILIDPKYAKERAEKVTDPMVKSYWLDEIAHTSERDKSEKLGYFTSKFDRFVTEKTMRNILGQSKSSFNFRKVMDEGKILLIDLSKGKIGEENSIFLGLLFVPRILSAALARVDVPEEQRRDFYLYVDEFQNFATPDFATILSEARKYHLNLIVGNQFIAQMDDDIKNAVFGNVGTQCIFRVGPDDAEFLEPQFDPQFTKSDLMSNPTGSMYIRLLANNQPLVPFSLKVDWEAINKTPKSERVAAHIRSSCRLKYGKDHRLVEAQILSRLGL, from the coding sequence ATGCTCGATACTTTAGTTAACACATTACTCACAGTTTTTATTAGCATCCTTGCCTTAGGGGTTATTGCTATTGCTGCTGCCACTTACCTATGGTTTATTCGCCTTCGCGACCGTCGTCATAAAGCCTTCGCTCAAGTTTTTTTTAAAATCACCGTTCCCGAGGGCAATGAAATTGAAATTAAAGCCGCCGAGCAAATGTTTGCTGCTTTTTCAGGATTAACTTTAGGGAAAATTGAGGGACTAACCCATGAACCCGATCACATTTCCTTTGAAATAGTCGGGACCCATAATCGAATTGAATTCTACGTCTCTTGCCCCAAGCATCTAAGTGACCTTGTGACCAAGCAGATCCATGCTTCGTATCCGGAAGCCGACTTTGAACCCTGTAAGCCTTGGAATATTTGGAAAAAGGGCTCGAAAGTGGATTTTGGAACGCTTGATCTTACCGGCGCCGATTACTTTCCCATCAGAAGCTACGAAGATAAACAACCGGACCCTCTTAATGCATTGACCTCAGCCTTAAGTAAACTGGACGAGAATGAAGGGGCAGCCATTCAGCTTCTGATTAGGCCCTCATCTGATCATTGGCGTACAGACGGCGAGTTTTTCGTCGAGAAAATCAAAGCCCACAATAAAAATCCTGAAAAAAAGCCTCTTAATATTTCTGAAAAATTCTTAGAGGGGGTCGAAAAGAAAGTAGGCAAGCCGGGATTTAATGTTTGTTTAAGACTCGTGGCTGTTTCCAGCGATAAATTTAAGGCGACGTTACACCTTAAAGAAATGATTACTTCTTTTGCCGTTTTTGGTGATCCTACCTATTCCCATTTTAAAAAAATATTTGAGCTCTCTCGCAAAGGTTTTATGGAGAGTTTTATAATGAGACTTTTCCCGGTCGTTAATATAGAGGTGCCACTCTTCCACGTCCATCTTTACAATCCAACTTTTATTTTAAACACTGCCGAATTGGCCACCATCTTTCACCTCCCTAGCAAAGAAGTTCCAACGCCTGGAATTCAGTGGCTTAAGGCCCGGACATTGCCAGCACCAGCTAACACTCCAACTGCTGGACTTTATTTGGGTAAAAATGTTTTTCGAGGAGTGACACGCGAAGTTTATATGCAAGAAAAAGATCGTAATCGTCACACTTATATTTTGGGGCAGACGGGCACCGGTAAAAGCGAATTCATGAAGGCTATGGCTGTTCAAGACATGGAAGCGGGACGCGGTTTAGCCTTTATTGACCCCCATGGCACCGCTATTGAAGATTTACTTAAAAAAGTCCCGCAGAATAGGATCGATGACGTCATCCTGTTCGATGCGGGTGACCTAGAAAGACCGATGGGTTTTAATATGCTGGAGGCTAACAGTGAAGTAGACAAGCACTTTTTAATTAATGCCTTTATTCAACTTCTATACAAGCTGTATGACCCCAATCACCAAGGAATTATGGGGCCCCAGCTCGAGCGAGCGATTCGAAATGTAATGCTCACGGCGATGGAAGATCCGGAGTCAACCATGGTTGAGGTCCTTAAAATTCTGATTGACCCCAAATATGCCAAGGAGCGGGCCGAAAAAGTGACTGATCCGATGGTTAAGAGTTATTGGCTAGATGAAATTGCTCATACTAGTGAACGCGATAAGAGTGAAAAACTGGGCTACTTTACATCTAAGTTTGATCGTTTCGTGACCGAAAAGACGATGCGCAATATTCTCGGGCAAAGTAAGTCATCGTTTAATTTTCGCAAAGTTATGGACGAAGGAAAGATCCTCTTAATCGACCTCTCTAAAGGCAAGATTGGTGAAGAGAACTCTATCTTCCTAGGTCTTCTTTTCGTGCCTCGGATTCTCTCTGCCGCCCTGGCCCGCGTTGACGTGCCCGAGGAGCAACGCCGTGATTTTTATTTGTACGTTGATGAGTTTCAAAATTTCGCGACACCTGATTTCGCTACCATTCTATCGGAAGCCAGAAAATATCATTTGAATTTAATCGTTGGTAACCAATTTATTGCCCAAATGGATGATGACATTAAAAACGCCGTCTTTGGAAACGTCGGTACTCAGTGCATATTTCGCGTCGGACCAGACGACGCCGAATTTCTAGAACCTCAATTTGATCCCCAGTTTACCAAGAGTGATTTAATGAGTAACCCCACCGGTTCGATGTACATTCGGTTACTTGCCAACAACCAGCCGCTCGTTCCCTTTAGCCTTAAAGTCGACTGGGAAGCCATAAATAAAACCCCAAAGAGTGAACGGGTAGCCGCACACATTCGAAGTTCATGCCGCTTAAAATACGGTAAAGATCACCGATTAGTCGAAGCCCAAATCCTCTCGCGTTTGGGTTTATGA
- the tsaD gene encoding tRNA (adenosine(37)-N6)-threonylcarbamoyltransferase complex transferase subunit TsaD, giving the protein MTILAVETSCDETAAAIVENGTKLLANVVASSQELHVTTGGIVPEVAAREQVKVIIPVIDFTLKQAGCESCDIDGIAVTVGPGLIGSLLIGVETAKSLSFAWNKPLIAVNHLVGHIYANFINHPELADGSIFPSVVLVVSGGHSDLVLLKNHGEMQWLGGTLDDAAGEAFDKAARILGLGYPGGPAISEAASTYLRRASFEALAKEDHLVLPRPLLHANNYDFSFSGLKTALLTANQTKKYENTALAFEFQEAVVDCLVKKTIKAASHFNAKSIMLAGGVAANMRLREIIGKSAGNIPLYYPEPKFCTDNAAMIGSAAFFNQTFVPWENLVPDSSLSLES; this is encoded by the coding sequence ATGACAATACTTGCAGTAGAAACTAGTTGTGACGAAACGGCGGCAGCCATAGTTGAGAATGGCACAAAACTACTAGCGAACGTGGTGGCGTCCTCGCAAGAACTCCACGTAACTACAGGCGGAATCGTTCCCGAGGTGGCCGCTCGTGAACAAGTTAAGGTTATTATACCAGTAATTGACTTCACACTCAAACAGGCCGGTTGCGAAAGTTGTGATATCGACGGCATCGCTGTCACCGTCGGCCCTGGTCTTATCGGATCACTCTTAATCGGAGTCGAAACCGCCAAGTCTTTAAGTTTTGCTTGGAATAAGCCGCTGATCGCGGTTAACCATTTAGTTGGCCATATCTACGCTAATTTTATTAACCACCCTGAGCTAGCAGACGGTAGTATTTTTCCCAGTGTGGTCCTCGTCGTCTCAGGTGGACATTCAGACTTAGTGCTTCTAAAAAACCACGGTGAAATGCAGTGGTTAGGCGGAACTTTGGATGATGCCGCCGGCGAGGCTTTCGACAAAGCCGCGCGTATCTTAGGTCTCGGTTACCCCGGCGGTCCGGCGATCTCAGAAGCTGCGTCAACCTACCTGCGTCGCGCATCCTTCGAAGCTTTAGCGAAGGAGGACCACTTAGTTCTACCTCGTCCTCTACTCCACGCAAATAACTACGACTTCTCTTTTTCGGGATTAAAAACAGCATTACTTACTGCTAATCAAACAAAAAAATACGAAAATACTGCATTGGCCTTCGAATTTCAGGAGGCTGTAGTTGATTGCTTAGTTAAGAAAACCATTAAAGCGGCCAGTCACTTTAACGCTAAATCCATAATGTTAGCCGGTGGCGTGGCCGCCAATATGCGCTTGCGGGAAATCATCGGTAAATCTGCGGGAAATATACCTTTATACTACCCTGAGCCCAAATTCTGTACCGACAACGCCGCCATGATTGGATCAGCTGCTTTCTTTAACCAAACCTTTGTTCCCTGGGAAAATCTGGTTCCTGACTCGTCTTTATCATTGGAGTCATAA
- a CDS encoding ribonuclease J, whose protein sequence is METDTTILHLGAFEISFFHTNHSVPESQGVVIKTPVGVIMHVPDYKFDWTPVMGKPFDVQRALKLGGDNVLALLSDCLGATNEGYTVSERGIEDTFDQILDKSEGHQVFITTVASNISRISQAIRSAVKHNRRIVVAGRSLNQNILVAQNMGLLSFPQDVFVPDDKSSKEEQSGILYLVAGAYGQSGSALWRIANGEHKTISIDDGAAVIFSADPIPGVHDQVNAIIDHLTYRGAEVYYSQIQENLHVSGHGSQGDLLMLAGIVKPKYYIPIGGTIHHMRAYRNMIEKMGVTKDRIFEWVEGQTLEFTPGMAKFGKPIETRNVFVDGGQVGEVGSVVIKDRQALSQDGVLVISVPYDKRERRFIDRVQIVSRGFVYVKESQGLMNKVSGLASNVVRRQAPGSDVMAAKNDIEREVGHFLFKETGRNPVVLASIVEI, encoded by the coding sequence GTGGAAACTGATACAACTATCCTTCATTTGGGAGCTTTTGAAATCTCATTTTTCCACACTAACCACTCTGTACCCGAAAGCCAGGGGGTAGTCATAAAGACGCCAGTTGGTGTAATTATGCACGTGCCTGATTATAAATTTGACTGGACGCCGGTGATGGGTAAGCCTTTTGATGTGCAACGAGCTTTAAAACTTGGAGGTGACAATGTTTTGGCTTTGCTTTCGGATTGCTTGGGCGCTACGAACGAAGGTTACACCGTGTCGGAACGTGGTATCGAAGACACTTTTGATCAGATACTAGATAAATCAGAAGGCCATCAAGTTTTTATAACCACTGTCGCCTCTAACATTTCTCGCATTTCTCAGGCTATTCGCAGTGCCGTTAAACATAATCGTCGGATAGTTGTGGCCGGCAGGAGTCTGAACCAAAACATTTTGGTGGCCCAAAATATGGGGCTCCTCAGTTTTCCTCAAGATGTGTTTGTGCCCGATGATAAGTCGTCTAAGGAAGAGCAGTCCGGTATACTTTATCTTGTCGCTGGGGCTTACGGACAATCCGGCTCTGCTCTGTGGCGGATTGCTAATGGCGAGCACAAAACAATTTCTATTGATGATGGTGCAGCCGTTATTTTTTCGGCCGACCCCATTCCCGGAGTGCACGATCAGGTCAACGCGATCATCGATCACTTAACTTATCGTGGAGCGGAGGTTTACTACTCGCAAATTCAGGAAAATTTGCACGTTTCGGGGCATGGTTCCCAGGGCGATCTTTTGATGCTGGCTGGCATTGTAAAACCGAAATACTACATCCCAATTGGGGGCACCATTCACCACATGCGAGCTTACCGGAATATGATTGAGAAAATGGGGGTAACTAAGGATCGAATTTTTGAGTGGGTGGAGGGGCAAACTTTGGAGTTTACACCGGGAATGGCGAAATTTGGCAAGCCAATTGAGACCCGAAATGTTTTTGTGGACGGCGGCCAAGTGGGAGAAGTGGGCTCGGTCGTCATTAAAGATCGCCAGGCGCTCTCTCAAGATGGGGTCCTCGTCATTAGCGTGCCTTACGACAAGAGAGAACGACGCTTTATAGATCGAGTCCAAATTGTTTCCCGCGGCTTTGTATACGTTAAAGAATCCCAGGGGCTGATGAATAAAGTTTCGGGTCTGGCTTCCAACGTCGTCCGTCGCCAAGCGCCCGGTTCTGACGTGATGGCCGCTAAAAATGACATTGAGCGGGAAGTCGGGCACTTTCTATTCAAAGAAACCGGCCGCAACCCCGTGGTTCTTGCCTCCATCGTCGAGATATAA